Proteins from a single region of Runella sp. SP2:
- the gldF gene encoding gliding motility-associated ABC transporter permease subunit GldF — MFAIFQKEINAFFSSLTAYIVMAVFLTAVGLLMWVFPDTNILNYGYADLSSFFSLTPFVLLFLVPAVTMRSLAEEFRNGTIELLLTKPLSDWNLVLGKFLADWVLIILTLAPTLLYYFTVYQLGNPVGNIDAGAVFGSYIGLLLLGAVFVAVGLWTSSLSDNQIVAFVLGVFVSFLLFAGIGAVAKLDFWGSLSYPISWISLDQQYADLGRGLVDSRNVIYLVSVAALFLWLTQGQVHRKRK, encoded by the coding sequence ATGTTTGCCATTTTCCAGAAAGAAATCAACGCCTTCTTTAGCTCGCTTACGGCCTATATCGTCATGGCAGTATTTTTAACTGCCGTAGGGTTGTTGATGTGGGTGTTTCCTGATACTAATATTCTGAACTACGGTTATGCCGATTTGAGTTCTTTTTTCAGCCTCACCCCCTTTGTGTTACTTTTTCTTGTCCCTGCCGTTACGATGCGGTCGTTGGCCGAAGAATTTCGCAACGGGACGATTGAATTATTACTCACTAAGCCCCTGAGCGACTGGAACTTAGTACTTGGCAAGTTTTTAGCGGATTGGGTATTAATCATTCTCACCCTTGCTCCTACCCTTTTGTATTATTTCACGGTGTATCAACTGGGCAATCCTGTAGGCAATATTGACGCTGGGGCAGTATTTGGTTCTTACATTGGGTTGTTGCTGTTGGGCGCGGTTTTCGTCGCCGTTGGTTTATGGACTTCATCGTTGAGCGACAACCAAATCGTTGCTTTTGTACTTGGTGTTTTTGTCAGTTTTTTACTTTTTGCGGGCATAGGTGCCGTGGCCAAACTTGATTTTTGGGGTTCTTTGTCGTATCCCATTTCGTGGATTTCGCTCGACCAACAATACGCTGATTTGGGGCGTGGCTTGGTTGACTCCCGCAACGTGATTTATTTGGTAAGTGTCGCTGCGTTATTTCTTTGGCTCACACAAGGGCAAGTACATCGAAAAAGAAAGTAA
- a CDS encoding DUF4199 domain-containing protein, whose translation MEQQPTTARAALKWGAISGIGSMIFSTLIYVTGQVTNPGLAWMGIIIPILAMVMGMKEFRAQNGGFMSYGQGLGIGTLLSGIGGFLAGVYNYIYNEFVDPTLRQQILDKTREDLENRGMDDAQIDAAIEMSAKFSTPGITFALGIFMAILIGFIISLIVSAIMKKDKPFDFE comes from the coding sequence ATGGAACAACAACCTACTACAGCCCGCGCCGCCTTAAAATGGGGTGCCATTTCAGGAATTGGTTCAATGATTTTTAGTACCCTTATTTATGTAACTGGACAAGTAACCAACCCTGGCCTTGCTTGGATGGGAATTATCATCCCAATTCTTGCGATGGTCATGGGCATGAAAGAGTTTCGCGCCCAAAATGGTGGTTTTATGTCTTATGGCCAAGGTCTTGGCATCGGCACGTTACTGTCGGGTATTGGTGGTTTCTTGGCAGGTGTTTACAACTATATTTACAACGAATTTGTGGATCCTACTTTACGCCAACAAATTCTGGATAAAACCAGAGAAGACCTAGAAAACCGTGGTATGGATGATGCCCAAATCGACGCTGCGATAGAAATGAGTGCCAAATTTTCAACGCCTGGCATTACTTTCGCGCTTGGTATTTTTATGGCCATTCTTATAGGATTTATCATTTCATTGATTGTTTCAGCAATTATGAAAAAAGATAAACCCTTTGATTTTGAATAA
- the lptB gene encoding LPS export ABC transporter ATP-binding protein, producing MILRTENLIKKYGSRLVNNNVSYQVGQGEIVGLLGPNGAGKTTSFYMATGLVKPNSGHVYIDDKEITDLPMYKRARLGIGYLAQEASVFRTLTVEENIIAVLEMTDLSKSEQKAKCEELLEEFSLTHVRKNKGMVLSGGERRRTEIARCLAVDPKFILLDEPFAGVDPIAVEDIQTIVSKLKFKNIGILITDHNVSETLSITDRAYLLFEGKILKQGTPEELAADPQVRRLYLGQSFELKRKLQD from the coding sequence ATGATTCTCAGAACAGAAAATTTGATAAAAAAATACGGTTCACGCCTTGTTAACAACAACGTCAGTTACCAAGTTGGGCAAGGTGAAATTGTTGGATTGTTGGGGCCAAACGGCGCAGGTAAAACGACATCGTTTTACATGGCAACGGGGCTTGTCAAACCCAACAGCGGCCATGTGTATATCGACGATAAAGAAATCACCGATTTGCCCATGTACAAACGTGCGCGTTTGGGCATTGGCTATTTGGCGCAAGAAGCTTCTGTGTTTAGGACCCTGACCGTCGAAGAAAACATCATCGCCGTCCTTGAGATGACAGACCTGAGCAAATCCGAACAAAAAGCCAAATGTGAAGAATTATTAGAGGAGTTTAGCCTTACGCACGTCCGCAAAAACAAAGGGATGGTACTGTCGGGTGGTGAACGGCGGCGGACGGAAATTGCGCGTTGTCTGGCCGTTGACCCTAAGTTTATTTTGCTCGATGAACCATTCGCTGGCGTTGACCCCATTGCCGTCGAAGACATTCAGACCATTGTCTCAAAATTAAAATTCAAAAATATCGGTATTCTTATCACCGACCACAACGTATCCGAAACCCTCTCCATCACCGACCGTGCGTATTTGTTGTTTGAAGGTAAAATCTTAAAACAGGGAACTCCCGAAGAACTTGCCGCCGACCCACAAGTGCGTCGTTTGTATTTAGGACAAAGCTTTGAATTGAAACGCAAACTTCAAGATTAA
- the recJ gene encoding single-stranded-DNA-specific exonuclease RecJ — protein MNTKRWTFRTTLSESQQIQAEALAKSINVNPFLGQLLVQRGIRTFDEAKNFFRPSLAHLHNPFLMKDMDKAVARLLRAFENNEKIIIYGDYDVDGTTSVALFYGFLKKYYTQLEYYIPDRYTEGYGVSWQGIDYAEEQGVKLIVTLDCGIKSADKVAEAQRRGIDFIICDHHRPDQHLPPAVAVLDPKRDDCPYPYKELTGCGVGFKLLQALCEQGMGDEEVLYQQLDLLVVSIAADIVHITGENRALAFFGLKELNKHKRPGINALVALAGLRNELDINSVVFGLAPRINAAGRIAHAKEAVRLLLSKDKTEAEAFAQEINQHNSDRRNFDTSITDEALNMIREDEWMLSANSTVLYKEDWHKGVVGIVASRCIEHFFRPTVILTNSHGKAAGSARSVPGFDVYEAIEACSDLLEQFGGHTFAAGLSLPVENVDAFRKKFNNIVTERIRPEQLTPLIEIDMDLDLNAITPKFYSIVKQMAPFGPENMTPVFASHQVRMSGNPTLMKEKHLKLEVFQPSPQGPTKYTAIGFGMVDFYPKLMSGKPFSIAYTIEENTFRDKTTLQLYLKDIRFEEG, from the coding sequence ATGAATACCAAACGTTGGACATTCCGAACAACACTTTCAGAATCGCAACAAATCCAAGCGGAAGCCCTTGCCAAATCCATCAATGTCAATCCATTTTTGGGACAACTCCTTGTGCAACGTGGGATTAGGACTTTTGATGAGGCCAAAAACTTTTTTAGACCTTCGCTCGCTCATCTCCATAACCCTTTCTTAATGAAGGACATGGACAAAGCCGTGGCGAGACTATTACGTGCTTTTGAAAACAACGAAAAAATCATCATTTATGGAGATTACGACGTGGATGGCACGACATCGGTGGCGCTCTTCTATGGTTTTCTCAAAAAATACTACACACAGCTCGAATATTACATTCCCGACCGTTACACTGAGGGCTATGGGGTTTCGTGGCAAGGAATCGATTATGCCGAAGAACAAGGGGTTAAGCTCATTGTGACCCTCGACTGTGGCATCAAATCGGCCGATAAAGTAGCCGAAGCCCAACGTAGAGGCATCGACTTTATCATTTGTGACCACCACCGTCCCGACCAGCACCTTCCTCCTGCGGTGGCCGTTCTTGACCCCAAACGCGATGATTGCCCTTATCCTTATAAAGAGTTGACGGGTTGCGGCGTCGGGTTTAAACTCCTACAAGCCCTTTGCGAACAAGGAATGGGTGATGAAGAGGTCTTGTATCAACAGCTTGATTTATTGGTCGTCAGCATTGCCGCTGATATTGTGCATATTACGGGCGAAAACCGTGCGTTGGCCTTTTTTGGCCTCAAAGAACTTAATAAACACAAACGCCCGGGCATCAATGCGCTCGTGGCGCTGGCAGGACTGCGCAACGAACTCGACATCAACAGTGTGGTTTTCGGACTGGCGCCACGAATCAATGCCGCTGGGCGGATTGCGCACGCCAAAGAGGCGGTTCGACTTCTTTTGTCAAAAGACAAAACAGAAGCCGAGGCATTTGCCCAAGAAATTAATCAGCACAACAGCGACCGCCGAAATTTTGACACCAGTATTACCGACGAAGCCTTGAACATGATTCGTGAAGACGAATGGATGCTGTCGGCCAACAGTACGGTGCTTTATAAGGAAGATTGGCATAAAGGCGTTGTGGGAATTGTGGCGAGTCGCTGCATTGAACATTTTTTCCGCCCAACGGTTATCCTGACCAATTCACACGGCAAAGCGGCGGGTTCGGCACGCTCCGTCCCAGGATTTGATGTGTATGAAGCCATCGAAGCCTGCTCCGATTTATTGGAACAATTTGGGGGACATACCTTTGCCGCCGGGCTTTCATTGCCCGTTGAGAACGTTGATGCTTTTCGCAAAAAGTTCAATAACATTGTAACTGAACGTATTCGGCCAGAGCAACTTACACCGTTGATTGAGATTGATATGGATTTGGATCTCAACGCCATTACACCCAAATTTTACAGCATCGTCAAGCAGATGGCTCCTTTTGGCCCTGAAAACATGACGCCCGTATTTGCGAGTCACCAAGTGAGGATGAGCGGAAATCCGACGTTGATGAAAGAAAAGCACTTAAAATTGGAAGTGTTTCAGCCCAGCCCCCAAGGCCCCACCAAATACACCGCGATTGGCTTTGGCATGGTCGATTTTTACCCAAAACTTATGTCGGGCAAGCCATTTTCAATCGCTTATACCATCGAAGAAAATACGTTTCGCGATAAGACGACGTTACAGTTGTATTTGAAAGACATACGATTTGAAGAAGGTTGA
- a CDS encoding saccharopine dehydrogenase C-terminal domain-containing protein, producing MQNVLIIGLGKVGSLVATLLHKRFNVKGLDKRKPSRSFAFEVIEGDVTDEAFIERTLSEFDAVVSCMPYNLNLPIARAAFKNGIHYFDLTEDVPTTTAIREMAHSHRAVMAPQCGLAPGLIGIVGADLAKRFERLRDIELRVGALPRYPNGLLGYSFTWSPAGVINEYINDAEVIHNGERKMVSSLDGIEVINIEGQEFESFSTSGGLGTMCETYLGKVDTLNYKTIRYPGHAKLMRFMLYELIMKNNRQQLEEILTAAKPPVKEDVVYVYAVVEGWQAEGLAREEFYRAYHPIEIDGVHWRAISWTTAASVAAVVEMVADGTLPQQGFIKQEEIPFEAFLATTNGSFFKE from the coding sequence ATGCAAAATGTATTAATCATTGGCTTGGGGAAAGTAGGCTCATTGGTGGCTACTTTGCTCCACAAGCGTTTTAATGTCAAAGGTCTAGATAAGCGTAAGCCTAGCCGAAGCTTTGCTTTTGAGGTGATTGAAGGCGATGTAACCGACGAAGCCTTCATTGAACGTACCTTGTCGGAGTTTGACGCCGTTGTATCGTGTATGCCCTACAACCTCAACTTGCCGATTGCGCGGGCTGCCTTTAAAAACGGTATTCATTATTTTGACCTCACCGAAGATGTTCCTACCACAACGGCAATCAGAGAAATGGCCCACTCTCACCGTGCTGTGATGGCACCGCAATGTGGATTGGCACCTGGGTTAATTGGAATTGTGGGAGCTGATTTGGCCAAACGTTTTGAGCGCTTGCGTGATATTGAGCTTCGGGTGGGAGCATTGCCAAGGTACCCAAATGGGTTGCTGGGGTATTCTTTTACGTGGTCGCCTGCGGGGGTCATCAACGAATACATCAACGACGCTGAAGTGATTCATAACGGCGAGCGCAAAATGGTGTCGTCGTTGGATGGTATCGAAGTCATTAACATCGAAGGGCAGGAGTTTGAGTCGTTTAGCACGTCGGGAGGGCTAGGAACCATGTGTGAAACTTACCTTGGGAAAGTCGATACCCTCAACTACAAGACGATTCGCTACCCAGGTCACGCCAAGCTGATGCGTTTTATGCTGTACGAACTAATTATGAAAAACAACCGTCAGCAGCTGGAAGAAATCTTGACCGCGGCCAAACCACCCGTCAAAGAAGACGTGGTCTATGTATATGCCGTCGTGGAAGGTTGGCAGGCAGAGGGACTTGCGCGCGAAGAGTTTTATCGGGCGTATCATCCCATCGAAATAGATGGTGTGCATTGGCGGGCTATCTCGTGGACAACGGCGGCTTCGGTGGCGGCAGTGGTAGAGATGGTTGCCGATGGCACATTGCCGCAGCAGGGATTTATCAAACAAGAAGAGATACCATTTGAAGCTTTTTTAGCAACTACCAATGGTAGCTTTTTTAAAGAGTGA
- a CDS encoding DinB family protein → MAKKINRQTALRALVGVGGTLPVLGQERSKKELKEFQEEFSVAWRRSLDYSLTIIGQMPEEHLDFHYTPEAMTFRGQFVHCIVFTAMQFAGRFDIPNPYDAKNDWQKLSKNQLIDEMKGFYAWVEKVVGELPAERLARHEGYAGGKIQAWRFFYAMENHIIHHRGQAICYLRLKGITPEGYVGW, encoded by the coding sequence ATGGCAAAAAAAATAAATCGTCAGACTGCACTTCGTGCTTTAGTTGGAGTAGGCGGAACACTCCCCGTCTTGGGGCAAGAGCGTTCCAAAAAAGAGTTAAAAGAGTTTCAAGAAGAGTTTAGCGTGGCTTGGCGCCGTTCGCTCGACTATTCGTTGACGATTATTGGGCAAATGCCCGAAGAGCATTTGGACTTTCATTATACCCCCGAAGCCATGACTTTTCGTGGGCAGTTTGTGCACTGTATTGTGTTTACTGCCATGCAATTTGCGGGAAGGTTCGATATTCCCAACCCTTACGACGCCAAAAATGATTGGCAAAAACTATCAAAAAACCAACTCATCGACGAAATGAAGGGTTTTTACGCGTGGGTTGAAAAGGTAGTTGGCGAACTTCCCGCCGAACGACTTGCTCGTCACGAAGGGTATGCAGGTGGAAAAATTCAAGCGTGGCGTTTCTTCTACGCCATGGAAAACCATATTATTCACCACCGTGGACAAGCAATTTGTTACTTACGTCTGAAAGGTATTACTCCTGAAGGATACGTAGGTTGGTAG